TAAAGGGCGGCGTATTGATCTCAGTGGTTTATGTAATGGGAACCAAAATGAAATAGTCAGAATTCCCATCAAGAGACGTATGCGTGGTATTCCCATTGTTGAAGTCACTTTTAATGGTAATCGTATCTATGAAATGATGTTGGATACTGGGGCAAGTAGAACTTTAATTACCGCCGAAATGGCGCAAATGCTGAATGTTGTACCCGACACTTCAGAGGAGTTTGATATTGCTGACGGAAGTAAAGTGAGCTTTCCTATCGGCAAAGTAAAATCAATTTCATTGGGTTCTCTCAAAGTTCAAATGATGCCTGTACCAATCGCCACGAAAGCAAATATGGGATTATTAGGTCATGATTTCTTCGGCAATCTCGATATCAAAATCGGACAGAATATGATTGAGTTATCTCCTCGTAGATTCTTTTAAAATTGCTACAGTTGAGCAAAACTAGGTTATTGGTTTTTGGGTAGATGAGGCGCGGGCGAAGCCCGCGCCTCATCTACCCGATGCGTAATTCTTATAAGGGACTAAAGTACCTGTGGCTTCGACTTCGCTTAGCCAACGTTAGCTGAGCGAAGTCGAAGCTAGATCACTCTCTATAAAGGATAGATTTTAATTGGCAGAAGTCTCATGAGGGCTTGTCCTAAACGATAGGCTTGAGTGTCATACATGGGAAGCTCGATCGCCGCAGGTAGTTTTTGCATAAAGCGACGGGCAAGATCAAGATCACAACCTGAAATATTTTTGAGTTGATTCCCTGCATCAAGTAACACACTGGCGTTAAGAGGTGGTTTGGCTCGTAACTGCCAAAGTTTCGGAGTATGGAGGTTACCTAATTCAATGCGGCGTAGTCCTGAAATAGAAGCTAATACCGTTAAGCGATCGCCTGCCTGCATCACATCATCATCTGACGGCATAAAGAACTCACTAATTCCATTAACTTTTGGCTCACTGGTTTTTAAGTAAATAGGCACAACCGTATAGCCATAGGCAATTTGCGATAAATTTTTGCCCACTAAAGTGTCATTCTCTGAAATTAGATATTCAGCAACTAAAACTGTGCGTTGATTCAGCCGAAATAGACTTAACATATTTTCGCCAAAGGCTGCTCCTGCAAATGCTTCTGCGGAGAGCGCATAGGCACAAAAAGATTGAGATTTTGGCAATAGCTCGGCTAAGTTTTCGCTAAAGTAGCGATCGTAAGTACGAATAGCTAAATTGATTTCACGGCTTACCTTTTTAGCAGCGTCACGAGCTAATAGAGCCGCTTCGAGGTTGAGCATTTGATCGTCAGTGACTGTGAGAATACTCTTAGCTTGTGCGAGGTTAGTTTTAGATAATTCTTCAATGATATTGCCAGTGAACCAAGGAACCTTGTCGGCAAGGTCGCAATCATAAGTATGTTCACTGACGATTACAAGAGGAATTTGCAGTTTAAATAGCAGGTCAGCAATACGTTGTCCGAGTCTGCCAAACCCGATGAGGACTATGTGATCATGAGTTGGCAAAGGTAGCGATCGCTTAAAAAATTCAAATTTAGAACTGAGAATACTATCGGCAATTAGTCCAATTACTCCCAAAACGAATAGTAAGCTGACGAGCGTAATGGCGATACAAAACAGCATTAACCATAGAGGAACTTGGTCTTCACCAACCAGCCCCCCAAACACATCACCATAGCCGCCTAAAAGTAAGATCACGCTGGTGGAGATAGCTTTTTGCAAAGAGATATTAGGTACGTTGAAATACAAGATTGTGGAACTCAGCCCTAATAGAATGATTGCGGTAATGATTCCCCATAGCACTAAACTTCGAGATCGCTTTGCTTGAATCCAAGTAAAAAGCTGTTTCCATTTGGATTTGCAGATAGATATCAAAAAAGAAGGATGGATCAATCTTTGAACTAATTGATAAATTCTTTGGATGGTAGAAAAGTGATTACTTTCTAACTCAGAATGAGACTTTCCTTTATCAAGAAAATTAGAAGCAAAGTTATGCTCAACATATTCAATAATTGTCACCTTATCGCCAACTTGCACAAGCTGATCGGGTTGCCATTGAAAAAATAAGCGATCAGGATTAAGTTCAGCAATACTCAAAAGTCGCGATTGTTTTTTATGCAATAGATAGGCGGGAGTTCTCACAAGACGATAGTCATCGGGATTAACGATGGATTCCACTACACGCAATTTGCGATCGCCGATTTGAAACAATCCTAATGTTCCCTTGCCTAAACCTGCTACAGCAAACGAGGCGGCAGGTAAATCAACGGGATCGAGGGCAACAAAATTTCCTAATTGCTCTTTTAAGAGCTGATTGAGATTTTGGCGGGATGAGCGTACTACGATATGGATATTGGGATTAAGGCGACGAGCAGCGATCGCTGCTTCAATATTGACATTCTCATTACTAGTGACTAGTAAAATTGCGCGACAATTATGGATGCCAGCCTTGATTAAAATTTCGGAACGACGGCAATCCCCTAAAATTAGTGGTTCATCAAGCAGTTCTGAGAAATGATCAAGTTCCATTATTTCTGGTTGTACTTTATTGATCGCACAAATTTTGACTTCATATTCACCATAGGCAAATTTCTTGAGATTAAATACTGAATATTGTCCTAAGCTACCCAAACCACATACGATAAAGCGATCGCATATATTCGTCCCAGTCAGTGCTTCTACTGCATCTAAGTTTCTATTAGAATCTAAAGCTTCTTTTTGAGCTACAGTTTCTTTCTCTTCTTCTTTCTCTGTATGAGCAATATTT
The sequence above is drawn from the Pseudanabaena yagii GIHE-NHR1 genome and encodes:
- a CDS encoding retropepsin-like aspartic protease family protein; translated protein: MSKINLATITLIVSSLIGISELFVNQSNLANHANAQTSDCFMVNSKGRRIDLSGLCNGNQNEIVRIPIKRRMRGIPIVEVTFNGNRIYEMMLDTGASRTLITAEMAQMLNVVPDTSEEFDIADGSKVSFPIGKVKSISLGSLKVQMMPVPIATKANMGLLGHDFFGNLDIKIGQNMIELSPRRFF
- a CDS encoding NAD-binding protein; protein product: MRSLATLIKNHLLDLGIKVNVTVRQKRQEIHILLESTYFGDRTTLLAEISKCFDDLDDYLEIAKVYAFLFGQPLPIWSEKFKLNYHKLENIAHTEKEEEKETVAQKEALDSNRNLDAVEALTGTNICDRFIVCGLGSLGQYSVFNLKKFAYGEYEVKICAINKVQPEIMELDHFSELLDEPLILGDCRRSEILIKAGIHNCRAILLVTSNENVNIEAAIAARRLNPNIHIVVRSSRQNLNQLLKEQLGNFVALDPVDLPAASFAVAGLGKGTLGLFQIGDRKLRVVESIVNPDDYRLVRTPAYLLHKKQSRLLSIAELNPDRLFFQWQPDQLVQVGDKVTIIEYVEHNFASNFLDKGKSHSELESNHFSTIQRIYQLVQRLIHPSFLISICKSKWKQLFTWIQAKRSRSLVLWGIITAIILLGLSSTILYFNVPNISLQKAISTSVILLLGGYGDVFGGLVGEDQVPLWLMLFCIAITLVSLLFVLGVIGLIADSILSSKFEFFKRSLPLPTHDHIVLIGFGRLGQRIADLLFKLQIPLVIVSEHTYDCDLADKVPWFTGNIIEELSKTNLAQAKSILTVTDDQMLNLEAALLARDAAKKVSREINLAIRTYDRYFSENLAELLPKSQSFCAYALSAEAFAGAAFGENMLSLFRLNQRTVLVAEYLISENDTLVGKNLSQIAYGYTVVPIYLKTSEPKVNGISEFFMPSDDDVMQAGDRLTVLASISGLRRIELGNLHTPKLWQLRAKPPLNASVLLDAGNQLKNISGCDLDLARRFMQKLPAAIELPMYDTQAYRLGQALMRLLPIKIYPL